A genomic stretch from Frigoribacterium sp. PvP032 includes:
- a CDS encoding ROK family transcriptional regulator, giving the protein MTTTEPVLGESGRELVREVLIHGPIARAELGRRLGLSPASLTRLSKPFLDRGLFVEGAVELAGAVGRPAKPLDVRVDLQCFVGIKLTGDQALGVLTDLRAKTLGEHVADLAGHSPEEVVEALAAVVEALAGSGGDGRAVGGGVSAEADPSRDGSTEASVAGAGAGGVAELAGVGVSIGGKVTGQQVVLRAPFLEWREVDLGGMLSRRLGLPVVVENDVVALTEAERWFGLGRGIDDFAVVTTGAGVGYGLVIHGRQVITPDTGLGLGGHFPLDPTGPICADGHRGCSTAMLSTTSMCASAAVGLGRLVSYEELLALAASGNAVAVQVVGTAGRSLGRMIAAVANLTMVGTVVLSGEGIGLVDVPVAASEMRAGIAADRDPDASEVRVLTGDADFGAWARGAAAVAVQARIGALGA; this is encoded by the coding sequence ATGACGACGACGGAGCCGGTGCTGGGCGAGTCCGGGCGTGAGCTGGTGCGCGAGGTGCTGATCCACGGGCCGATCGCGCGGGCGGAGCTCGGACGCCGGCTGGGGCTGTCGCCGGCGAGCCTGACGCGGCTGAGCAAGCCGTTCTTGGATCGCGGACTCTTCGTCGAGGGAGCCGTCGAGCTCGCCGGAGCCGTCGGCCGCCCTGCCAAGCCGCTCGACGTGCGCGTCGACCTGCAGTGCTTCGTCGGCATCAAGCTGACCGGCGACCAGGCGCTCGGCGTGCTGACCGACCTGCGGGCCAAGACGCTGGGCGAGCACGTCGCCGACCTCGCCGGGCACTCGCCCGAGGAGGTGGTGGAGGCGCTGGCCGCGGTGGTGGAGGCGCTCGCCGGGTCGGGCGGTGACGGTCGCGCTGTCGGGGGTGGTGTTTCTGCTGAGGCTGATCCGTCACGTGACGGATCAACCGAGGCGAGCGTGGCCGGCGCTGGTGCTGGTGGTGTCGCCGAGCTCGCGGGTGTCGGGGTGAGCATCGGCGGCAAGGTGACCGGGCAACAGGTGGTGCTGCGCGCGCCTTTCCTCGAGTGGCGTGAGGTGGACCTCGGCGGGATGCTGTCGCGGCGGCTCGGGCTGCCGGTCGTGGTCGAGAACGACGTGGTGGCGCTGACGGAAGCGGAGCGGTGGTTCGGCCTCGGGCGGGGGATCGACGACTTCGCGGTGGTGACGACGGGGGCCGGTGTCGGCTACGGGCTGGTGATCCACGGGAGGCAGGTCATCACGCCCGACACGGGTCTCGGGCTCGGAGGGCACTTCCCCCTCGATCCCACTGGTCCGATCTGTGCCGACGGCCACCGGGGCTGTTCGACGGCGATGCTGTCGACGACGAGCATGTGCGCCTCGGCGGCCGTCGGTCTCGGTCGGCTCGTCAGCTACGAGGAGCTGCTGGCGCTCGCCGCCTCGGGCAATGCCGTCGCGGTGCAGGTCGTCGGCACGGCCGGCCGGTCGCTCGGGCGCATGATCGCCGCGGTGGCGAACCTCACGATGGTCGGGACCGTGGTGCTCTCGGGCGAGGGCATCGGGCTGGTCGACGTCCCCGTCGCGGCGTCGGAGATGCGCGCCGGCATCGCCGCCGACCGAGACCCCGACGCGTCGGAGGTGCGCGTCCTCACCGGGGACGCCGACTTCGGCGCCTGGGCGCGTGGTGCTGCCGCGGTCGCTGTGCAGGCGCGGATCGGGGCCTTGGGGGCGTGA
- a CDS encoding reverse transcriptase domain-containing protein — MVSQSRASERAWKSAVRKVQLEKAFRRLEEKNALASRDGVTAEKWGSQLDRNLRWVNSSLLGHRYRFSTYDLLLKSKGRGKAPREIARPRFQDRVVLRCMAEYLQAVAPESSAPLAQDVIADVLASLSSGKYRYFIKIDIINFYPTLSHEWVRASLTRKIASPPIVDLFMRAVEQSAAPEGRKADSPSTSGVPQGLAISNGIAELSLAHLDSSLRKRDGLAYFRFVDDILILLPRRSTNKLVMDIKQLMALAGVKIHPVKLGANKSSVGRIADSFEYLGYKFVWPRVTVRSGSVSRIEGRLARAFTAYKYARQRAGGDAARVEVAKRRLQWHVDLVVTGCRFDSHAVGWLVYFSQIRHQQLLAHLDWLIEDRSKRFAVTDVQFKSFTKAYRLLASRHGDVTGYIPNFDAWVVDDKRQCLMNVFGVSAARLTNDLDVDRIFAARVRREVRDLEQDTEGAGYN, encoded by the coding sequence GTGGTTAGCCAGTCTCGGGCGTCTGAAAGAGCCTGGAAGTCCGCAGTTCGGAAAGTGCAACTTGAAAAAGCTTTTAGGCGCTTGGAAGAGAAGAACGCTCTAGCTTCCCGGGACGGTGTGACAGCCGAGAAATGGGGAAGCCAACTAGATCGCAATCTTAGATGGGTTAATTCTTCTCTCTTAGGCCATAGATACCGTTTTAGCACGTACGATCTTCTACTTAAGAGCAAGGGCCGAGGAAAAGCTCCCCGTGAAATCGCCCGGCCTCGCTTTCAGGACCGGGTCGTTCTGCGATGTATGGCCGAATACCTGCAGGCCGTGGCACCCGAATCATCGGCACCTCTTGCACAAGATGTCATTGCTGACGTGCTCGCAAGCCTGTCGTCGGGCAAGTACCGCTATTTCATAAAAATCGACATCATCAATTTTTACCCAACACTGTCCCACGAGTGGGTCCGAGCTTCACTTACGAGAAAAATAGCATCACCTCCCATTGTCGACTTGTTCATGCGAGCCGTCGAACAATCGGCTGCACCAGAGGGTCGAAAGGCGGATTCTCCGTCGACGTCCGGTGTCCCTCAGGGACTAGCAATATCCAATGGCATAGCCGAACTCAGCCTGGCGCACCTGGATAGCAGTTTGCGGAAGCGTGATGGCCTGGCCTACTTTCGCTTCGTCGATGACATCCTCATATTGCTACCACGACGCAGTACAAATAAGCTCGTAATGGACATTAAGCAACTCATGGCATTGGCCGGGGTGAAGATTCATCCTGTCAAGCTGGGGGCCAATAAGTCTAGTGTTGGCCGAATCGCTGACAGCTTTGAATACCTGGGCTACAAGTTTGTGTGGCCTCGAGTGACGGTGAGGTCTGGGTCTGTAAGTAGAATTGAGGGGCGATTGGCGCGCGCCTTCACCGCTTACAAATACGCGCGCCAGCGCGCGGGAGGCGATGCCGCTCGCGTTGAGGTCGCCAAGAGGCGACTCCAGTGGCACGTAGACTTGGTTGTTACTGGCTGCCGTTTCGACAGCCACGCCGTGGGATGGCTTGTGTATTTTTCTCAGATAAGACATCAGCAACTGCTCGCACATTTAGACTGGCTTATCGAGGACCGGTCAAAAAGGTTTGCAGTCACAGATGTACAGTTTAAGAGCTTCACGAAGGCATACCGGCTGCTCGCAAGTCGCCATGGAGATGTAACTGGCTACATTCCCAATTTCGACGCGTGGGTCGTGGATGACAAACGGCAATGTCTGATGAACGTGTTTGGCGTCTCGGCGGCGAGGCTTACAAACGACCTAGACGTAGACCGCATATTTGCCGCTCGAGTTCGTCGCGAGGTGCGTGATCTCGAGCAGGACACTGAAGGCGCTGGCTATAACTGA